The following DNA comes from Sinorhizobium mexicanum.
AACCACAACCGTGCGCGCATCGACATTCTTGGCAAACGTGTAGTCGACGACTTCGCCGGCGAAGCAACGGTCGAGATAAGACTTCACCCGCTGCTCGAAGCGCTGGAGACCGATGAATTCGACGATATGCCGTCCGATGAGGTCCATCGGCCTGCTTTCCAGATGGCTGGCATTCGCCGGGTTCGTATAGAGATAGCGGTAGTCCGGCGTGATGACGGCGATTCGGTCGGTAAGGCAGTCGAGAATCGCCTCGTTGAGCAGCCCTTCGTCGGCGAGTCCCTTGCTGGGCAATCTCGCCCGACGGTCGAGGTCGAGGCCGGCGAGGTCCGCCACTCCCGTCGCCGCAAAATAACGATCGATCAGCGATTGAAGCAACTTTGAATGGCGCAAAACGCTGGACATGTCGCCCGACTCGGCGCGCATGATGTCGATAAGGAAGTGAAATTGCAGGCGGGCGTCTTCCACGCTCGTCGCCCTCTGGTCGTAAACCGCCTTCAGAATAGGATCAAGCTCACGATCCAGAATCCCGATCAGATGTTCGTCCGCCACTTTAACGGCATACTGCAACTGTGAATACTTGAACCAGAACAGCTCAATCAGTGCGTTCAATTCGAATCCCCATTCCCCCACGGCAATGCCGCGTCGATGCACTTCAAGATAGTCGGTGTTGCAGATAGACTTAGG
Coding sequences within:
- a CDS encoding PAS domain-containing protein → MAKISLSSLTLEMPAPSSGAFPTPHNPRTPGHARPGFLLLNDAAMRVNSSLWFGATASVLGNERSADSRGIEGKSSKPKSICNTDYLEVHRRGIAVGEWGFELNALIELFWFKYSQLQYAVKVADEHLIGILDRELDPILKAVYDQRATSVEDARLQFHFLIDIMRAESGDMSSVLRHSKLLQSLIDRYFAATGVADLAGLDLDRRARLPSKGLADEGLLNEAILDCLTDRIAVITPDYRYLYTNPANASHLESRPMDLIGRHIVEFIGLQRFEQRVKSYLDRCFAGEVVDYTFAKNVDARTVVVRCRLTPCLSSNGKLIGAVLVIQEHADRRRAIAA